A window of Roseiflexus castenholzii DSM 13941 genomic DNA:
ACGCCGCCGGGTGGCGCACCCGCAGTGCGCTCCTACCAACCGTCCCGCAGGCGACGTGCAACGGGCAGCATTTACCACAACCTTCCTCACGCCCCTCGCCTCACACCTCTCGCCTCTCACCTCTCACCTCTCGCCTCTCACCTCACGCCTCTCCACCAATGCGAGATGAATCTCGCGCTACGCCATGGTCGGGCGCCTCACGCCTCTTGCCCCTCGCCTTTTGCCTCTCCACCAATGCGAGATGAATCTCGCGCGACGCCATGGTCGGGACCCGCTCGCCTCACGCCCCTCGCCCCTCGCCTCTCTCGCCTCTCCACCAATGCGAGATAAATCTCGCGCGACGCCATTGCCGGGTCCCGCTCGCCGCTCACCCCGCGTCTCTCCACACATGCGAGATAAATCTCGCGCTACGCCATGGTCGGGCGCCTCACGCCTCTTGCCTCTCGCCTTTTGCCTCTCCACCAATGCGAGATGAATCTCGCGCTACGCCATGGTCGGGCCCCTCACGCCTTTTGCCCCTCGCCCTTCGCCTCACGCCTTTTGCCTCTCCACCAATGCGAGATGAATCTCGCGCTACGCCATGGTCGGGCGCCTCACGCCTCTTGCCCCTCGCCCTTCGCCTCACGCCTTTTGCCTCTCCACCAATGCGAGATGAATCTCGCGCTACGCCATGGTCGGGCCCCTCACGCCTTTTGCCTCTCCACCAATGCGAGATGAATCTCGCGCTACGCCATGGTCGGGCGCCTCACGCCTCTTGCCCCTCGCCTTTTGCCTCTCCACCAATGCGAGATGAATCTCGCGCTACGCCATGGTCGGGCCCCTCTCGCCCCTCCCCTCTCCCCTCTCGCCTCTCTCTACCCAACGAGCCAGGAATCGATGTCATCAAGGGCAGCGGCAACAGTCAGCAACAGTTCGGCGCCGCCGATCAGCGCCAGCGCATCGGCTGCCCATCCGATGCACTGAAGGGTTTCCGTGCGCCCAAGCGGAGCGACGGTCAGAAATGCCTGACCCAGGAGACGATGCGCGCGTTGGACATCCTGCTGTTTAATGATGGCGTGCGCCGTGGCGACGAGCGCGCGCGCGCGCTCCAGCGGGCGCGGGATGAGTCGCGCCACTTCTTCGGCATCGTCGGGCAATCCGTGCGCGGCAAGCGCCTGCGCCGCAGCAAGCAGGTAGCGACTACGCACATCGGGAGGCAACACATCAGCGATACTGACGAAGGCGCGCGCGCGCGCGCCGGATTCGACCAGCGGTTGGGCAATCGCTGCCTGCGCGCGCGCGCGCTCAGTGGGGACAGCGATCTGCTCGGCGCGCGCATGAGCTGCCACTGCGGCGCCGGATCGCGCCCAGGCGATCGCCAGATCGGCTTCGAGCCGCGCCCGTGCTGCATCGTCGCTCATTTGCGCCGCCAACGCGAATGCCTCGCGGTGGCGCCCGTTCGCTGCCAGGATGCGCGCCAGTTCGTCGAGCGCCCAACCGCGTTCGTCCTCATCTGCAATGGTCAGCGCCACGGTCTCAGCCGTTGTATAGTCGCCACGACGCGCCAGAGCGATGGCAGTGCGCGAATGGGCGCGATCTCGCTCTTCGCCTTCGGGCAGCAGCGCCGCCATGCGCATGCCGACCTCGAACTGCCCGCTGGCGGCTTCGGCTGCCGCCAGTGCCGCAATCACCGACGCTCGTTCCTCCCCTTCGACGGCGATTGCTGCGGTGGCAGCTTCATCGAGCGCCTGCGCCGCCACCGGCGGATGGGCGAGCGCCATGTCGATCAGGCAACGGGCGCGGGTTTCGTGGTCATCGATCAGGCGTGCAACTTCGAGTGCCGTCTCCGGCGCCACCTGAACGATCAAAGCGCGCGCTACCTGCGCCAGCGCGCGGTCGCGCAACGCCGGGTTCGGCAGGAGCATCACCCGATCCGCGGCGCGCGGGTTGCCGCGCCGTGCAGCGTCGCACGCCAATTCGGCAGTGACCCATGCCACCGCTGTGGCGGTGCGCAGGGTGTCGAGCACCAGACTGGCGCGCTCGTAATCACCGGCGCGTGCGTGCGCTATCGCTACTTCTGCCATTGCCCAATCGTGATTTCCTGGATGCGCGATGGCATACGCCACCTCTTCGGCGCGACTCAGCCGCCTATGCGCAATCAGCCAGCGCACGACTTCGGTTTCGATCATGCCACGCCGCTCGGCATGCACGATGCGCGTGGTAATGCCCAATGCCGTGTCCGGTGCATCGATGCCGATTGCCGCGCGCGCCAGCGCGACGAGGGTTTCTTCGTGCAGATCGCGCCATTGGCGGGTGGGACCCGGCGCTTCGAGATCAAGCGCCTCCGAAAGCATCCGCATCGCCGGCGCGCGCATACGCAGCGCATAACATACTTCGCCAAGGTTGCGTAATGCCAGTGCTTTGTCACGTCCATCCGGCAACTGGTCGATCATTGCCCGGATGCGCTTCATCGTTGCTTCGCGCGGTTGCCCGTGATCAACGGCAGCGGCGAACACTTCGGCCGGCGCGCGGGGCGGCAGGCTGCGCGCCAGAAAGGCCAGCCCGCCGGTCAGTGCAGCGGCTCGCACCATCTGGAGCGCCGAGTCGTTCTCTACTGCCGCGCGCAGCGCCCACAATCCATCGACGGCGGCATCGCTCAATGTGCCGGTGCGCCGCTCCTGCGCTCGCACCCAGGCGCGCTGGACAACACGACTGATCGCCGCCTGCATTGTGGCGCCGCCAAGCGCGCTATGGCGAGCAAATTCATGGCTCAACGCCGCCTCGTCCTGCCAGCCCGGACGCTCTGGCGCGCCGTTCGACCGGGTGAGAGTCAGTTCGACAAAACGCGCATGAGCAGATGCCAGTCTGTCACCCGACGTCGCTGTGATAAATGCGCGTGTTGCGCGGTGATAGAGCCGAATGCCCGCATCGGTACGCTCAATGAGCGACCCCCAACGCCGCACCAACCGTTGGATGGTCCCTTCGTCGCATCCGGTCAGTGTTGCCGCCAACGATACCGGCAACGGATCGCGTGAAGCGGTGAGGACGCATGCCAGCGCCTGCCCCTGCCCATCCAACCCTTCCCACCAGCGTTGGTGCAGATCGTTCAGTCCGCGCGGAAGGCGTTTCATATCGAGCGTCCGTCCTGCCAGCAACCCGATAACCAGCCGAAGGTAGAGCGGCGATCCCTGGCTGCGTGACGCCAGGAGCGTTGCCAGACGACGATTCCCACTCAGGTGGAAAGCAACGTCTGCCAGCCACGCTTCATCCGCTTCCAGCGCCACGCGATCAACGAAATAGGCGCCAATCGCCGGTTGTTGCGTGTCCGGTGTTGCCGGTAGCACCACCACAACGCCAGGAGGAAGATCGACCGGCAGCGGAGGCGATACTGGCACGTCGGCGTCGCCCGGCATCCGCCCAACGACGACGACCAGCGGATCGTCGGTCGGTCGCTTCTCTGCCGCCTCTGCCAGCAGACGTTCGAGGGTCAGCGCGTCGCGTGAGGCGATAGGCGGAACCAGCGGGATCGGCAGATCGGCGAGCGCCAGGATTTGGGCGCAGAGCGCCGCCAGACCGCCGCCAGCATCATCTTCGGGCAGCCAGAATGCCCAACGACGTGTGGCGGCAAGCCAGCAGATCAGGGCCGTTGCGCCGCTGCCATCGTGACAATCCAGCGCCACGACCCCTCCACCACAGTCGCGCACAGACTGTTCGAGCGCTGTGACCGTCGATGGACGCGGAATGAACGACGCGCAGCGCTCGGCGATACGCTGCATTTGCGCCTCCAGCGCACGCCCGGTCTGTTGGTAGAGATGTGGATGCTCTGCCACTGCCGCGACCGCAGGCGGAAGGGAATCCGAAGGGAAGCGAGCAATTGGTGTCATAGAACGCAGGATTGACGACCGTCAGGGGAGGTCTTATACCAATGACCTGTGACCATCCGGCATGGTCACCCCGAGCAGCGCGAGGGGTCGTGCGCGACCCGCGCAGATTCCGCGCTGCGTTTACCCTGAGCGAAGCGAAGGGTTCGGAATGACCAGCATGCGGCATCGTCAATCGTCATTGGTCTTAGACCTGCCCCAACGAGTTCAGCCTCGTATTAGTCATCTATAGTTTCTTCTGAACCGGCGGCAACGAATACGACGCAAACTCCCGTCCAATGTCAACCTCGCCGGTGAACCCTGCTGCGCGCGTTTCGGCAATGGCGCGGTCGGCGCTCATTGTCCAGCGCGGGCTGTAATGGACGAGGACCAGGCGCGCAACGCCGGCCGCGGCTGCAACTTCACCCGCCTGATACGGCGACGTATGACCTGGAAACGGTTCTGGCGTCGTCGCTTCGTGGATCAAGACGGCAGCGCCGCGCGCCAGGTCGCGCACTGCATCGCATGGCTCAGTATCGGCGGAGTAGACCAGCGCGCGCCGATTGTCGCTGTCGAAGCGCAACGCGAGGCATGGGCGCGAATGAACGGTCGGCGCCGTATGAATGTGATACAGTGCGCCATCGAGCGTAATCTCATCACCTGCCTCGACCGGAATCCACTCGATATCTGGCTGATACGTCTCAAGGTTGAACGCTTCGAGAATGCGCTGTGCTGCTGTAAGCGTCGGCGCATTGCCGTAGATCGGGAGACGCCGATCATACCCCGCAAGTTTCAGCGAAAAGAGTAATCCAGGCAAACCGTTCAGATGGTCGGCGTGAGAATGGGTCAGTATCATCGCCCGCAGATCGCGCGGATTCACGCCGGCGCGCAACAATCGCTGATACGTACTGCCCCCAGCATCGATCAGCACCAGACCATCCGGCGCTTCCCATACCATGTGCGTATAATCGCGGTCGGCATCAGGCACTGCCGTTCCGACGCCCAATAAAATCATGCGCATAACAAGGTTCTCCCTGCGCTCAATGCTCATTTGTCGTCTCTATTGTATCAGAGTCGTCACGATACCTGCATTCTGGCGGCATTCGAGAAGTGCTATACTTCATCAAACGCGCACCGGGAGCGACATTGTCTACAGCGCAGAGGCAGCGTACAGCGTCGTATTCGTTTATCCAATCATGCCAATGACCTGTGAACATCCGGCATGGTCACCCCGAGCAGCGCGAGGGGTCGTGCGCGACCCGCTCAGATTCCTCGCTGCGTTTACCCTGAGCGAAGCGCAGGGCTCGGAATGACACGCATGCGGCATCGTCAATCGTCATTGGTATCACACGCCGAACAGTCGTTCGTTCTCAGCCCGGAGGCAAGCCATGGATGACGCCTTTTACAAACAACTGCTCGATGAGATGCACGACGGGGTGTATTTTGTTGATCGCCATCGTCGGATTCTGTACTGGAACCGGGGCGCCGAACGCCTCTCCGGGTACAGTGCCGATGAGGTGATCGGACGCTTCTGTGGCGACAATCTGCTCCGCCATGTCGATGAATGTGGACGGCGGTTATGCACCGGCATGTGTCCGCTTGCCGCAACCATCCGCGACGGTCAGCCGCGTCAGGCGGAGGTGATCATGCATCACAAACAGGGGCACCGTGTGCCGGTGCTGGTGCGTGTGGCGCCGATTCGGGATAAGAGCGATGCCATTGTCGGCGCTGTCGAAGTCTTCAGCGACAACACTTATCAGAAAGCAGCGCTCGAAGAAATTGAACGCCTGCGCGAACTGGCGTTGCTCGATCCACTGACCGGTATCGGCAATCGGCGCTTCATCGAAAGCAACACCCATAGTCGGCTCGAAGAGTTGCGGCGCTATGGCTGGCCCTTTGGGGTCATTCTGGCTGATATTGACCATTTCAAAGCGATCAACGACACCTTCGGGCATCTGGTTGGCGACGATGTGTTGAAAATGGTCGCGCACACCCTGGCGCACAATGTGCGCGCCTTCGACGCAGTAGGGCGATGGGGCGGTGAGGAATTTGCCATCGTCGCCCAGAATGTCAGCGCCGGTATGCTGCTCGTCCTCGCCGAACGCCTGCGCGCGCTGGTCGAACAATCCACCCTATTCATCGGCGCCAGGAATGTCCACGTGACTATTTCGCTCGGTGCGGCGATCGCGCATCCGGATGACACGCCGCTCGGTCTTCTTGATCGCGCGGATCATCTTCTGTACCAGAGCAAACAGAACGGACGCAACTGCGTTTCGTCGGAGGCGGCGCCGTCGTCCGTCGTTGGGGCGCAAAAAGATGTGGCGCGCATGGCGCCGACGGCGCACAAAGAGGTGTGTTCACGCTGAAACCATTTGTGCAGTTCCCAAAGAGACCGGCGTCGGCACTGCTCTGGACATCGCATCTGACACTGCGGGATGCGCAACGCAACGCGCTGGCGCAGCGGTCAAAGCAGGCGCCCAACGCCTTTTGGTCCTTGCTCTCTGTGCTTGGCGGGTTGCCCGGGTGTGCGTCGGTTTCGCTCTCATCTCCTGCCTTCCCTGCTGCGGGAGGAACAACGGTCTCCCTTCCGGTGGAAGGAGACGTGGGAGGGGGGCAGGATTCGGCCTGATAATGAGAGAAAAACCCTGATCGGTAGCGCCGGACATTCGTATGCACCGCGCGACATGGCGCGGCATGGATCGATGAGCCGGTCTATTCCCTACCGGTTTGTTCTAAGGGCGGACCGAACACCCGCGCGCACACCGGCACGCCCACCGTGGGACGGACCCGCGCGCGTGGTGCCGGTCTACCCGCTCCCGCGCGCGGGAGCGGAGCGGGGGGTGAGGGGAAAACGCCATGCATGCCCGCTATGCTCATGCGTGCT
This region includes:
- a CDS encoding sensor domain-containing diguanylate cyclase, whose amino-acid sequence is MDDAFYKQLLDEMHDGVYFVDRHRRILYWNRGAERLSGYSADEVIGRFCGDNLLRHVDECGRRLCTGMCPLAATIRDGQPRQAEVIMHHKQGHRVPVLVRVAPIRDKSDAIVGAVEVFSDNTYQKAALEEIERLRELALLDPLTGIGNRRFIESNTHSRLEELRRYGWPFGVILADIDHFKAINDTFGHLVGDDVLKMVAHTLAHNVRAFDAVGRWGGEEFAIVAQNVSAGMLLVLAERLRALVEQSTLFIGARNVHVTISLGAAIAHPDDTPLGLLDRADHLLYQSKQNGRNCVSSEAAPSSVVGAQKDVARMAPTAHKEVCSR
- a CDS encoding MBL fold metallo-hydrolase, yielding MRMILLGVGTAVPDADRDYTHMVWEAPDGLVLIDAGGSTYQRLLRAGVNPRDLRAMILTHSHADHLNGLPGLLFSLKLAGYDRRLPIYGNAPTLTAAQRILEAFNLETYQPDIEWIPVEAGDEITLDGALYHIHTAPTVHSRPCLALRFDSDNRRALVYSADTEPCDAVRDLARGAAVLIHEATTPEPFPGHTSPYQAGEVAAAAGVARLVLVHYSPRWTMSADRAIAETRAAGFTGEVDIGREFASYSLPPVQKKL